Proteins from a genomic interval of Candidatus Rubidus massiliensis:
- a CDS encoding Transposase DDE domain protein: MKKRSHEILEKCRELLLSTTFKNACRSSEKDFSRNRILRFPLLIVFILNLAKRSLQSELIKFSGILTLTFISKQLLSTTRKKILPIAFVKLNDTLISEFYTDNKFPTYLGFRLIVIDGSTLQLPESISILEKYGSCGNQKNNNCMPMAQVSYAYDPLSGLTLDAIISPYGSSERSMACDHILKIQPSTYANDLYIFDRGYPSLTLIFLLAQQRKNYLIRCTGTWLSEVRKLIKNQKRDTIIEISPKRLKGKKREDFKKRLPGVCLNSIQQMRVLIIDLPTGEQEFLITSLLDKDKFEYAMFIKLYHSRWGVEENYKFHKVRIEMENFSGESTQAIEQDFHATIFTANVRALLTNEAQEEMEEIFSKKMLKHDYKINQNIAIGILKDEIVKVLLTPESNLEVFCKRLKQDMKKNIVSIRPGRKYIRIKKTNRKYPMNMRRAL, from the coding sequence ATGAAAAAAAGATCTCATGAAATTCTCGAAAAATGCCGAGAACTGCTCTTAAGTACCACATTCAAAAATGCTTGTAGGTCTAGCGAAAAAGACTTTTCTAGAAACCGCATCCTAAGATTTCCTCTTCTGATTGTATTTATATTAAATCTAGCCAAGAGGAGTCTACAAAGCGAATTAATTAAATTTAGCGGAATTTTAACTTTAACGTTCATATCTAAGCAACTTCTTTCAACGACACGAAAAAAAATATTACCGATTGCCTTTGTAAAATTGAATGATACTTTAATTAGTGAATTTTACACTGATAATAAGTTTCCAACTTACCTCGGTTTTCGTTTAATTGTGATAGATGGATCTACTTTACAGTTACCTGAGAGCATCTCTATTTTAGAGAAATATGGATCATGTGGTAACCAAAAAAACAATAACTGTATGCCGATGGCTCAAGTTTCTTATGCATACGATCCTCTCTCTGGATTAACTTTAGATGCTATTATAAGTCCTTATGGGAGTTCTGAACGAAGTATGGCTTGTGACCATATTTTAAAAATTCAACCTTCTACCTATGCTAACGATCTATATATATTTGATCGAGGATACCCTTCTCTTACTTTAATATTTCTTTTGGCCCAACAAAGAAAAAATTATTTAATAAGATGTACTGGGACATGGCTTTCCGAGGTTAGAAAGTTAATAAAGAACCAAAAGAGAGATACAATTATTGAAATTTCTCCAAAAAGACTCAAAGGAAAAAAAAGAGAGGACTTTAAAAAAAGATTGCCCGGGGTGTGTTTAAATTCCATTCAGCAAATGCGCGTTCTTATTATTGATCTTCCTACAGGTGAGCAAGAATTTCTAATAACTTCATTACTAGACAAAGACAAGTTTGAATATGCAATGTTTATAAAATTATATCATTCAAGGTGGGGAGTGGAAGAAAACTATAAATTTCATAAAGTACGTATTGAGATGGAAAATTTTAGTGGGGAATCAACTCAAGCAATAGAGCAAGATTTTCATGCAACTATATTTACAGCCAATGTTAGAGCCTTACTTACAAATGAAGCTCAAGAAGAAATGGAAGAAATCTTCTCTAAAAAGATGTTAAAGCATGACTATAAAATTAATCAGAATATTGCCATTGGGATTTTAAAAGACGAAATTGTCAAGGTTTTGTTGACTCCAGAGAGCAATCTTGAGGTTTTTTGCAAACGTTTGAAGCAAGATATGAAGAAAAATATAGTTTCAATAAGGCCAGGAAGGAAATATATTAGAATTAAAAAAACCAACCGGAAATACCCCATGAACATGCGGCGAGCCTTATGA